The Caballeronia sp. Lep1P3 genome window below encodes:
- a CDS encoding BadF/BadG/BcrA/BcrD ATPase family protein yields the protein MNTFTDSTFDGFLLGIDGGGSGTRVILADARGVELARATGGPSGLALGVERAWQSIGDACKRAFDAASLAFDWRDCALGCGLAGVNNADWLAAFLGSAPPVRALGVESDAYTTVLGAHGGEPGVIVALGTGSIAASLDRAGACRIAGGYGFPSGDEASGAWLGLRAVVHLQRVLDGRLPADDWSRALLRHTGATDRDSLVVWLCASNQTAYATLAPCVFEFRDHPAAAQLLAQAGREIEMLVAALDPAGVMPVALCGGLAAPYEPLVPAALRERLRAPLADSAAGALELARRAGTHRKRTLE from the coding sequence ATGAACACTTTCACAGACTCGACATTCGACGGCTTCCTGCTCGGCATCGACGGCGGCGGAAGCGGCACGCGCGTGATTCTCGCGGATGCGCGCGGCGTGGAACTCGCGCGCGCCACCGGCGGCCCTTCAGGGCTCGCGCTGGGCGTCGAGCGCGCGTGGCAGTCCATCGGCGATGCGTGCAAGCGCGCCTTCGACGCCGCGTCGCTCGCGTTCGACTGGCGCGACTGCGCCCTCGGCTGCGGTCTCGCGGGCGTCAACAACGCGGACTGGCTCGCGGCCTTTCTCGGCTCGGCGCCGCCGGTTCGGGCGCTCGGCGTCGAAAGCGACGCGTACACGACTGTCCTCGGCGCCCACGGTGGCGAGCCGGGCGTAATCGTCGCGCTCGGGACGGGCAGCATCGCGGCGTCGCTGGATCGCGCAGGCGCGTGCCGCATCGCGGGCGGCTACGGCTTTCCAAGCGGCGACGAAGCGAGCGGCGCGTGGCTCGGCCTGCGCGCGGTGGTTCATTTGCAGCGCGTGCTCGATGGCCGCCTTCCCGCCGATGACTGGTCGCGCGCGCTTCTGCGGCATACGGGCGCAACCGATCGCGACAGTCTCGTCGTCTGGCTGTGCGCCTCGAATCAGACGGCTTACGCGACGCTCGCGCCGTGCGTCTTCGAGTTCCGCGATCATCCCGCTGCCGCGCAACTGCTCGCGCAAGCCGGACGCGAGATCGAGATGCTCGTCGCCGCTCTCGATCCGGCGGGCGTGATGCCGGTCGCGCTCTGCGGCGGGCTCGCCGCGCCGTATGAACCGTTGGTGCCGGCGGCATTGCGCGAACGGCTGCGCGCACCACTTGCCGATTCCGCCGCTGGCGCGCTGGAACTGGCGCGGCGCGCGGGGACGCATCGGAAGCGCACGCTAGAATAG
- a CDS encoding DNA-3-methyladenine glycosylase I — translation MPVTEPTRCAWATTDAMAHYHDTEWGVPSHDDRHLFEMLVLEGAQAGLSWSTILNKRDGYRALFAGFDIDTVARFTEKDAERIVGDARVVRNRAKIASAIVNAQAVQRIQAEHGSFADFVWSFLDGAPIDTPRDANNPTPASTPESDALSRALKQYGCKFVGTTICYAFMQATGMVNDHAADCVSRTRTRTKRKAALKAAH, via the coding sequence ATGCCAGTCACCGAGCCAACCCGCTGCGCCTGGGCCACGACCGACGCGATGGCGCACTATCATGACACCGAATGGGGCGTGCCTTCGCACGACGATCGCCACCTGTTCGAAATGCTGGTGCTCGAAGGCGCGCAGGCGGGGCTTTCGTGGTCGACCATTCTCAACAAGCGCGATGGCTATCGCGCGCTCTTCGCCGGCTTCGACATCGACACGGTCGCGCGCTTCACGGAGAAGGACGCCGAGCGGATCGTCGGCGACGCTCGCGTGGTTCGCAATCGCGCGAAGATCGCATCGGCCATTGTCAATGCGCAAGCCGTGCAGCGCATTCAGGCCGAACACGGCTCGTTCGCGGACTTCGTGTGGTCCTTCCTCGACGGCGCACCGATCGACACGCCGCGCGACGCGAACAATCCGACGCCCGCATCGACGCCCGAATCCGACGCACTCAGCCGCGCGCTCAAGCAGTACGGCTGCAAGTTCGTCGGCACGACCATCTGTTACGCGTTCATGCAGGCGACCGGCATGGTGAACGACCACGCCGCCGACTGCGTGTCGCGCACCCGAACTCGGACAAAGCGCAAAGCCGCACTGAAAGCCGCACATTAG
- the rpsU gene encoding 30S ribosomal protein S21, which produces MTTIVLKENEPFDVAIRRFRRTIEKNGLIAELRERQSYEKPTTERKRKKAAAVSRLRKRLRSQMLPKKMH; this is translated from the coding sequence ATGACCACTATCGTCCTTAAAGAAAACGAGCCGTTCGACGTCGCCATTCGGCGTTTCCGTCGCACCATCGAGAAGAATGGCCTGATCGCGGAACTGCGCGAGCGCCAGTCCTACGAAAAGCCGACCACCGAGCGTAAGCGCAAGAAGGCTGCGGCCGTCTCGCGGCTGCGCAAGCGTCTGCGCAGCCAGATGCTGCCGAAGAAGATGCACTAA